A genomic window from Vitis riparia cultivar Riparia Gloire de Montpellier isolate 1030 chromosome 18, EGFV_Vit.rip_1.0, whole genome shotgun sequence includes:
- the LOC117906366 gene encoding uncharacterized protein LOC117906366: MPSTMSKPGKQLGQLLQEHQEPFILETYLLERGCLKKNLTSEGGFSCCHGNSSKLLKRSASCDLNMSGKGIPQCSKILRAIFNKLVSITGNPKSKLCDHDGGVLSFSEVGSSSQKVAEQDSFSSASTTTVFNSCSASDTEDSCASLQIHDPFSTATTIQALKQNKPREEEAATDRQVQGRSKNQRLQFGPVSVLGDSSIGLSNAKTRKQENSSTRKSGFSNRIIQDSVSSASLLEALVQSPTEKPRYSGVTELQELVWSNSSSRCFKSKRVLLQRKKLLFDCVREVVEGHGRNERRKQSIGEFLVPEELEQLICQKVRAWEKQSGKETNINHLLNFDFIASSQEWNDLRPESRELGLDIGEAILEEMMSEIVTDMMNII, translated from the exons ATGCCTTCCACCATGTCCAAACCAGGTAAACAGCTAGGACAACTTCTCCAGGAGCACCAAGAGCCCTTTATCCTGGAGACTTACCTTCTGGAGAGAGGGTGCCTGAAAAAGAACTTGACTTCAGAGGGTGGCTTCAGCTGTTGTCATGGCAACTCAAGCAAGCTTTTGAAGAGGTCAGCTAGCTGCGATCTAAACATGAGCGGAAAGGGTATTCCACAATGTTCCAAAATTTTGAGAGCTATATTTAACAAGCTTGTCTCAATTACTGGCAACCCAAAAAGCAAACTTTGTGATCATGATGGAGGTGTATTGAGTTTTTCCGAAGTGGGAAGCAGCAGCCAAAAAGTTGCGGAACAGGATAGTTTTTCCTCTGCTAGCACCACTACTGTGTTTAATTCCTGCTCCGCGAGTGACACAGAAGACTCATGTGCTTCACTGCAAATCCACGACCCCTTCTCTACTGCAACCACTATTCAAGCTTTGAAGCAAAACAAACCGAGAGAAGAAGAG GCTGCTACAGATAGACAGGTTCAGGGGAGATCCAAGAACCAAAGGCTACAATTCGGGCCAGTTTCTGTTTTAGGAGATTCCTCAATTG GGCTATCCAACGCAAAAACAAGGAAACAAGAGAATTCATCCACTAGGAAATCTGGCTTCTCCAACAGAATTATACAAGACTCGGTGTCGTCGGCCTCTCTCCTGGAAGCATTGGTCCAATCCCCAACAGAAAAGCCAAGATATAGTGGGGTTACAGAATTGCAAGAGCTTGTCTGGTCAAACTCTTCCTCCCGGTGCTTCAAATCCAAAAGggttttgctgcaaagaaagaAGCTTCTGTTTGATTGTGTGAGGGAAGTGGTAGAGGGCCatggaagaaatgagagaaggaAGCAGAGTATTGGGGAATTCCTTGTGCCTGAAGAGCTTGAGCAGCTCATCTGTCAGAAAGTAAGGGCATGGGAAAAACAATCTGGAAAGGAAACAAACATAAACCATCTgctaaattttgatttcatagcTTCATCACAAGAATGGAATGATTTGAGGCCAGAGAGCAGGGAACTTGGGCTGGATATTGGAGAAGCCATTTTAGAAGAGATGATGAGTGAGATAGTCACCGACATGATGAATATTATATGA